One Microbacterium esteraromaticum genomic window carries:
- a CDS encoding DUF3107 domain-containing protein: MEIRIGIINTGRELSFDTSSSADEVRAQVTSALEQNASHISLTDAKGSSYIVPTANLAYIELGTEESRRVGFVA, encoded by the coding sequence GTGGAAATCCGCATCGGCATCATCAACACCGGTCGTGAGCTGAGCTTCGACACGTCCAGCAGCGCCGACGAGGTGCGCGCCCAGGTGACCTCGGCTCTCGAGCAGAACGCCAGCCACATCAGCCTCACCGACGCCAAGGGCAGCTCGTACATCGTGCCGACCGCCAACCTCGCCTACATCGAGCTGGGCACCGAGGAGTCGCGCCGCGTCGGCTTCGTGGCCTGA
- a CDS encoding ATP-dependent helicase — MGAHEPRARVSVAGYSVEGMSPDAAQLAVVHADATASGVIIGAPGTGKTTTLIERVVHLLATGVSADEVLVLTPSRQAATALRDRIGVLIDQATPGPLARSLGSFAFQLVRGVMVHEGHEPPALLTGADQDRILADLLAGDAEDGVRRWPDSLSPAVRASKGFRSELRAFLAECTELGIRPGELAASGREVWRAADDFLGEYREVMGGMRTAHRDVPELLAEATSILHTAEPAALGPLARLRVVLIDDAQELTRGGVRLVRALRSRGVAVLAFGDPDISSGAFRGASAQLFAELAQVLADVHVLDGAHRQSPALTALTRTVTQAIGVAGRVDHRRAPEETDGEGVRTMIAPSPHEEVDRIAGVLRDWHLSDGIPWSRLAVIAHDTRQIVMLEAELAAREVPTRAAGVPRPLGSEGIVREIVEIVRLGLMPADERPSDLLAEALTSPFGGLDAVGLRRLRARLRHVELEQGGSTPARELLREAMQFPHLFDRVDAPEARVAQRFAETLRMLHDEGAAGRTVHELLWTVWDRARSIGGGSLQAGWRAAADQPGGAEISRSLDSLVALFDAAKRFVERSPQERPALFIRDILDSEVPEDTLSTPDRPGLVTLLTPATALGTEFDAVVVAGVQDGIWPNVRLRGGMLETWRLAEAISAARSGEPETVPGLLDRRRAALHDELRLFVRAISRASSRLVVSAVDDDDLTPSPFFSFLPAPPPAEEDELRFAHPLTLRGLVARHRRTLTTSADPSDRAFAAGQLRILADEGVPGAHVDDWYGVTETTTTAPLRDLQLAPVRVSPSRLEAFEECGLNWVVSSLGGDTVMPPSAGIGTIVHEVMERVPDGDPDAMRAIIDEHWPELDFETAWIGRKERRRADLYLERLRAYLGEVSRDGGRVVGAEAAFRFEVDLEHGEVRRAEDESTDTDGIRPRALISGVIDRIEVYPAGAGEHADARGQRWERMSGDDGERVVVVDLKTGKYEPDTETNVREHAQLAAYQIAVQEGLLEGAPSTGLAGARLVIVSKTVGRAPYRVAHQHTLGDEARAAFLRRVTVAGRGMAASSFTAQVEAHCADTQVRVTPCHIHTVPAVSS, encoded by the coding sequence GTGGGCGCACACGAGCCCCGCGCGCGCGTGTCGGTCGCCGGTTATAGCGTGGAGGGCATGTCACCGGATGCCGCCCAGCTCGCCGTCGTGCACGCCGATGCCACGGCATCCGGCGTCATCATCGGCGCACCGGGCACGGGCAAGACGACCACCCTGATCGAGCGCGTGGTGCATCTGCTCGCCACCGGGGTCTCCGCCGACGAGGTGCTCGTGCTCACCCCCAGCCGCCAGGCCGCCACGGCGCTGCGCGATCGCATCGGCGTGCTCATCGACCAGGCGACCCCAGGGCCGCTGGCTCGCTCGCTCGGATCGTTCGCCTTCCAGCTCGTGCGCGGTGTGATGGTGCACGAGGGGCACGAGCCGCCGGCTCTGCTGACCGGCGCCGATCAGGACCGCATCCTCGCCGACCTCCTGGCGGGCGATGCGGAAGACGGAGTGCGTCGCTGGCCGGACTCGCTGAGCCCTGCGGTGCGTGCGTCGAAGGGATTCCGCTCCGAGCTGCGTGCATTCCTCGCGGAATGCACCGAGCTCGGCATCCGGCCCGGCGAGCTCGCCGCGTCCGGACGGGAGGTCTGGCGGGCCGCCGACGACTTCCTCGGCGAGTACCGCGAGGTGATGGGCGGCATGCGCACCGCACACCGGGATGTGCCTGAGCTGCTCGCCGAGGCGACGTCGATCCTGCACACCGCGGAGCCGGCCGCACTCGGCCCGCTCGCCCGGCTGCGCGTCGTGCTGATCGACGATGCGCAGGAGCTCACGCGAGGCGGCGTGCGCCTGGTGCGCGCGCTGCGGTCGCGGGGCGTCGCGGTGCTCGCGTTCGGCGACCCGGACATCTCATCCGGCGCGTTCCGCGGGGCCAGCGCGCAACTGTTCGCCGAGCTCGCCCAGGTGCTGGCCGACGTGCACGTGCTCGATGGCGCACACCGCCAGAGCCCGGCGCTGACGGCGCTGACCCGCACCGTCACCCAGGCCATCGGCGTCGCGGGGCGCGTCGACCACCGTCGCGCTCCCGAGGAGACCGACGGCGAGGGCGTGCGCACGATGATCGCACCATCGCCCCACGAAGAGGTCGATCGCATCGCAGGGGTGCTGCGTGACTGGCACCTCAGCGATGGGATCCCGTGGAGCCGTCTGGCGGTCATCGCACACGACACGCGCCAGATCGTCATGCTCGAGGCCGAGCTCGCGGCGCGCGAGGTGCCCACCAGGGCGGCGGGAGTGCCCCGGCCGCTCGGCAGCGAGGGCATCGTGCGCGAGATCGTCGAGATCGTGCGGCTCGGGCTCATGCCGGCCGACGAGCGCCCGTCGGACCTGCTCGCCGAGGCGCTCACCTCGCCGTTCGGCGGTCTCGACGCTGTCGGACTCCGCCGACTCCGTGCCCGGCTGCGCCACGTCGAGCTCGAGCAGGGAGGATCGACGCCGGCCCGCGAGCTGCTGCGCGAGGCGATGCAGTTCCCGCACCTGTTCGATCGGGTCGACGCGCCCGAGGCCCGCGTCGCCCAGCGGTTCGCCGAGACGCTCCGCATGCTCCACGACGAGGGTGCGGCCGGCCGCACCGTGCACGAACTGCTCTGGACGGTGTGGGATCGGGCGCGCTCGATCGGCGGCGGGTCGCTGCAGGCCGGTTGGCGCGCGGCCGCCGACCAGCCAGGCGGAGCCGAGATCTCGCGGTCGCTCGACAGTCTGGTCGCGCTGTTCGACGCCGCGAAGCGGTTCGTCGAGCGCTCGCCTCAGGAGAGGCCGGCTCTCTTCATCCGCGACATCCTCGACAGCGAGGTGCCGGAGGACACCCTCTCGACGCCCGATCGACCAGGGCTGGTGACGCTGCTGACACCGGCCACCGCGCTCGGCACCGAGTTCGACGCGGTGGTCGTCGCGGGGGTGCAGGACGGCATCTGGCCGAACGTTCGCCTTCGTGGCGGGATGCTGGAGACGTGGCGCCTGGCCGAGGCGATCTCCGCGGCGCGGTCAGGCGAGCCGGAGACCGTTCCCGGTCTGCTCGACCGGCGCAGGGCGGCGCTTCACGACGAGCTGCGGCTGTTCGTGCGGGCGATCTCGCGCGCCAGCAGCAGGCTGGTCGTCTCGGCCGTCGATGACGACGATCTGACGCCGAGCCCGTTCTTCTCGTTCCTGCCTGCTCCGCCGCCGGCCGAGGAGGACGAACTGCGCTTCGCCCATCCGCTGACCCTGCGGGGGCTGGTGGCTCGCCACCGCCGCACTCTGACGACCTCGGCCGACCCGTCGGATCGTGCGTTCGCTGCGGGGCAGCTGCGGATCCTCGCCGACGAGGGCGTGCCGGGTGCGCACGTCGACGACTGGTACGGCGTGACCGAGACCACGACCACGGCGCCGCTCAGAGATCTGCAGCTCGCGCCGGTGCGCGTCTCGCCTTCGCGGCTCGAGGCTTTCGAGGAGTGCGGTCTGAACTGGGTCGTGTCGTCGCTCGGCGGCGACACCGTGATGCCTCCGTCCGCCGGCATCGGCACCATCGTGCACGAGGTGATGGAGAGGGTCCCCGATGGCGACCCGGACGCGATGCGGGCGATCATCGACGAGCACTGGCCCGAGCTCGACTTCGAGACGGCGTGGATCGGGCGCAAGGAGCGACGCCGCGCCGATCTGTATCTGGAACGACTGCGCGCCTATCTCGGCGAGGTGTCGCGCGACGGCGGCCGCGTGGTGGGGGCCGAGGCCGCGTTCCGCTTCGAGGTCGACCTCGAGCACGGGGAGGTCAGGCGAGCCGAAGACGAGAGCACCGACACCGACGGCATCCGGCCGCGTGCGCTGATCAGCGGGGTCATCGACCGGATCGAGGTGTATCCAGCGGGCGCCGGCGAGCACGCGGACGCCCGAGGGCAGAGATGGGAGCGCATGAGCGGTGATGACGGCGAACGGGTCGTGGTGGTCGATCTGAAGACCGGCAAGTACGAGCCCGACACCGAGACGAACGTGCGCGAGCACGCCCAGCTCGCCGCGTACCAGATCGCCGTGCAGGAGGGTCTTCTCGAGGGCGCACCTTCGACGGGTCTCGCCGGTGCGCGCCTGGTCATCGTCTCCAAGACTGTCGGCAGGGCCCCCTACCGCGTCGCCCACCAGCACACGCTCGGCGACGAGGCGCGCGCGGCGTTCCTGCGGCGCGTGACCGTCGCCGGCCGGGGGATGGCTGCCAGCAGCTTCACCGCGCAGGTCGAAGCGCACTGCGCCGACACCCAGGTGCGGGTCACTCCGTGTCACATCCACACCGTCCCGGCGGTGAGCTCGTGA
- a CDS encoding endonuclease/exonuclease/phosphatase family protein, with amino-acid sequence MLRLVGILFTVLFAIATAVLVWPQFFRLELVFPLAQIVASRAALAVAFLAIALLSAVLLFARPLRGVAASVLIISLIGAGSIALIGAMRGYGAAALPEKTDGAVRVLTWNTAGAAVSAEAIADVIDEQQADVVALPETSEQVGEQIAIMMRDAGRPMWVHHVNIRPDVPDGPQAWQTTILISVDLGEYSVIDSSRDGSSNTGSVPSAVAMPIDGSGPTIVAVHAVAPREDAMSQWRSDLEWVADQCPEGEFILAGDFNATLDHMASFGSGGGDMGRCVDAAASTGNGMVGTWPADLPRLVGAPIDHIMSSPEWKATGSVVLEESGGSDHRAVVAQLERAGDGG; translated from the coding sequence ATGCTACGACTCGTCGGAATCCTCTTCACCGTGCTGTTCGCCATCGCGACGGCCGTGCTGGTCTGGCCGCAGTTCTTCCGGCTCGAGCTGGTGTTCCCCCTCGCGCAGATCGTCGCGTCGCGAGCCGCGCTCGCAGTCGCCTTCCTCGCCATCGCGCTGCTCTCGGCCGTCCTGCTGTTCGCCAGGCCGCTGCGCGGGGTCGCGGCCTCCGTCCTGATCATCTCGCTGATCGGGGCAGGCTCGATCGCGCTGATCGGGGCGATGCGAGGGTACGGCGCCGCCGCTCTTCCCGAGAAGACCGACGGCGCGGTGCGCGTGCTCACCTGGAACACCGCGGGTGCCGCGGTGTCGGCCGAGGCGATCGCCGACGTCATCGACGAGCAGCAGGCGGATGTGGTCGCGCTGCCCGAGACCTCGGAGCAGGTCGGCGAGCAGATCGCGATCATGATGCGCGACGCCGGCCGGCCCATGTGGGTGCATCACGTGAACATCCGCCCTGACGTGCCCGATGGGCCGCAGGCGTGGCAGACCACCATCCTCATCTCGGTCGACCTGGGCGAGTACTCGGTGATCGACTCGTCGCGTGACGGGTCGAGCAACACCGGATCCGTGCCGAGCGCCGTCGCCATGCCCATCGACGGCTCCGGACCCACCATCGTCGCCGTGCACGCCGTGGCCCCCAGGGAGGACGCCATGTCGCAGTGGAGGTCGGACCTGGAGTGGGTAGCCGATCAGTGCCCCGAGGGCGAGTTCATCCTCGCCGGCGACTTCAACGCGACTCTCGACCACATGGCGTCGTTCGGCAGCGGCGGCGGCGACATGGGGCGCTGCGTCGACGCCGCCGCGAGCACCGGCAACGGGATGGTCGGCACGTGGCCGGCCGACCTCCCGCGCCTGGTCGGCGCACCGATCGACCACATCATGTCGAGCCCGGAGTGGAAGGCGACCGGGTCCGTCGTGCTCGAGGAGTCCGGCGGCAGCGACCACAGGGCGGTCGTCGCGCAGCTCGAACGGGCGGGCGACGGCGGCTGA
- a CDS encoding DEAD/DEAH box helicase, with the protein MTSFADLGIDQDIIDALAAKGIVDAFPIQEQTIPLGLPGQDIIGQAKTGTGKTFGFGIPVVQRLGQDPEPGVKALIVVPTRELAVQVYEDIDLLTSNRSTSVVAIYGGKAYEGQIDQLKAGAQIVVGTPGRLIDLANQRLLDLSNATEVVLDEADKMLDLGFLADIEKIFSKVPAVRHTQLFSATMPGPIVALARRFMSNPIHIRANDPDEGLTQANIKHIVYRAHSLDKDEIIARILQAEGRGKTVIFTRTKRAAQKLVDELGDRGFNVGGVHGDMGQEQRERSMAAFKAGKRDVLVATDVAARGIDVDDVTHVINHTIPDEEKTYLHRAGRTGRAGKTGIAVTFVDWEDLHKWALINRALEFGQPEPVETYSSSPHLFTDLDIPEGTKGRLVTAPKAEKPASERRQRQPQKAAEAAAEGADEGTTRRRRRRRRGSGGDKVGSTFAEGAEQQESGHADAAPAADRDADGAGTHDGDATSEHRDGKPAPQRRRRRRRSGGAAPSGA; encoded by the coding sequence GTGACTTCATTCGCTGATCTGGGAATCGATCAGGACATCATCGACGCGCTGGCCGCGAAGGGCATCGTCGATGCCTTCCCCATCCAGGAGCAGACCATTCCCCTCGGCCTTCCCGGCCAGGACATCATCGGCCAGGCCAAGACCGGCACCGGCAAGACCTTCGGCTTCGGCATCCCCGTGGTGCAGCGCCTGGGTCAGGACCCCGAGCCCGGGGTCAAGGCGCTCATCGTGGTGCCGACGCGCGAGCTCGCCGTGCAGGTGTACGAAGACATCGACCTGCTCACCTCGAACCGCTCGACGAGCGTCGTGGCGATCTACGGCGGCAAGGCCTACGAGGGTCAGATCGACCAGCTCAAGGCCGGCGCGCAGATCGTGGTCGGCACACCGGGTCGCCTCATCGACCTCGCCAACCAGCGTCTGCTCGACCTGTCGAACGCGACCGAGGTCGTGCTCGACGAAGCCGACAAGATGCTCGATCTGGGCTTCCTCGCCGACATCGAGAAGATCTTCTCGAAGGTTCCCGCCGTGCGTCACACGCAGCTGTTCTCGGCGACCATGCCGGGCCCGATCGTCGCACTGGCCCGCCGGTTCATGTCGAACCCGATCCACATCCGCGCCAACGACCCCGACGAGGGACTGACGCAGGCGAACATCAAGCACATCGTCTACCGCGCGCACTCGCTCGACAAGGACGAGATCATCGCGCGCATCCTGCAGGCCGAGGGGCGAGGCAAGACCGTCATCTTCACGCGCACCAAGCGCGCGGCGCAGAAGCTCGTCGACGAGCTGGGTGACCGCGGCTTCAACGTGGGCGGCGTGCACGGCGACATGGGCCAGGAGCAGCGCGAGCGCTCGATGGCCGCGTTCAAGGCCGGCAAGAGGGATGTCCTGGTCGCCACCGACGTCGCCGCCCGCGGGATCGACGTCGACGACGTCACGCACGTGATCAACCACACCATCCCCGACGAGGAGAAGACCTACCTGCACCGCGCCGGGCGCACCGGCCGCGCGGGCAAGACCGGCATCGCGGTCACCTTCGTCGACTGGGAGGACCTGCACAAGTGGGCGCTCATCAACCGCGCCCTCGAGTTCGGGCAGCCCGAACCCGTCGAGACCTACTCGTCGAGCCCGCACCTGTTCACGGATCTGGACATTCCCGAGGGCACCAAGGGACGCCTGGTGACGGCGCCGAAGGCTGAGAAGCCGGCGTCGGAGCGACGTCAGCGCCAGCCGCAGAAGGCGGCTGAGGCCGCCGCCGAGGGCGCAGATGAGGGCACCACGCGTCGCCGTCGCCGCCGTCGCCGCGGGTCTGGTGGCGACAAGGTCGGCTCGACCTTCGCCGAGGGCGCCGAGCAGCAGGAATCCGGACACGCCGACGCGGCCCCCGCGGCGGATCGCGACGCCGACGGGGCGGGCACGCACGACGGCGACGCGACCAGCGAGCACCGCGACGGCAAGCCCGCGCCGCAGCGCCGCCGCCGTCGCCGCCGCAGCGGCGGGGCGGCCCCCAGCGGCGCCTGA
- a CDS encoding PHP domain-containing protein: MTTGHSARFQGPSDLHLHSNHSDGTEPPAEVMRQAHAHGIRTAALTDHDRTTGWREAGDAAAALGMTFLPGMEFSAKHEWRSVHVLGYLFDPDDPDLIAETDRIRSDRVGRAERIVRNIGRDYDLGWDDVLAQTTPDATVGRPHIADALIARGIVRDRTEAFDGILHPREGYYEPHYAPDPLTAVRLITRAGGVAVIAHPVTAGRDRMMPLSYIERLIAEGLAGFEVDHRENTADGRRLLRDIAARHDLIVTGSSDYHGSGKPNRPGENTTADEMVARIIERATGTAPREP; encoded by the coding sequence ATGACCACAGGCCACTCCGCCCGCTTCCAGGGCCCGAGCGACCTGCACCTTCACTCGAACCACTCCGACGGCACCGAGCCGCCCGCCGAGGTGATGCGTCAGGCCCATGCCCATGGCATCCGCACGGCCGCTCTCACCGATCACGACCGCACGACCGGCTGGCGCGAGGCGGGCGACGCCGCCGCGGCGCTCGGCATGACGTTCCTGCCTGGTATGGAGTTCTCGGCCAAGCACGAGTGGCGCAGCGTGCATGTGCTCGGCTACCTCTTCGACCCGGATGACCCCGATCTCATCGCCGAGACCGACCGCATCCGCAGCGACCGGGTCGGTCGCGCGGAGCGGATCGTGCGCAACATCGGCCGCGACTACGACCTGGGCTGGGACGACGTGCTCGCGCAGACGACGCCGGATGCCACCGTCGGGCGCCCCCACATCGCCGACGCCCTCATCGCGAGGGGGATCGTCCGCGACCGCACGGAGGCGTTCGACGGCATCCTGCATCCGCGCGAGGGGTACTACGAGCCGCACTACGCGCCCGACCCGCTGACCGCGGTGCGCCTGATCACCCGAGCCGGGGGAGTGGCCGTCATCGCGCACCCGGTGACGGCCGGCCGCGATCGGATGATGCCGCTGTCGTACATCGAGCGGCTGATCGCCGAAGGACTCGCGGGGTTCGAGGTCGACCACCGCGAGAACACGGCTGACGGCAGGCGACTGCTGCGTGACATCGCCGCCCGCCACGACCTCATCGTCACGGGTTCCAGCGACTATCACGGCAGCGGCAAGCCGAATAGGCCGGGGGAGAACACGACGGCTGACGAGATGGTCGCGCGGATCATCGAGCGCGCAACCGGCACGGCTCCGCGCGAGCCCTGA
- a CDS encoding ferritin-like fold-containing protein — translation MVNWFWKRKPQRRTLKLRSRGEAGDTTRVDFAELAPELNRFLGQAAYLQLSYFETLSRGIRGTQELARKEALSRAAGAALDKHRAIVQVIAERGDDPTQVMLPFRENLDEFRRKTIGERQEETLLAVYLTAGMLDDFYLALAGSYGETGERVAAILRQDDRGGEIVSIIQQTIESDDEWRSLLSMWGRRLVGDTLLVCRDALRPDRLVADDQRIEPVYTELMGAHARRMDAMGLAS, via the coding sequence GTGGTCAACTGGTTCTGGAAGCGCAAGCCGCAGCGGCGCACCCTGAAACTGCGCAGTCGCGGTGAGGCGGGGGACACCACCCGCGTCGACTTCGCAGAGCTCGCGCCAGAGCTGAACCGCTTCCTGGGTCAGGCCGCCTACCTGCAGCTCAGCTACTTCGAGACGCTCAGCCGCGGCATCAGGGGCACGCAGGAGCTCGCCCGCAAGGAGGCGCTGTCCCGCGCCGCGGGCGCCGCCCTCGACAAGCACCGCGCCATCGTGCAGGTAATCGCCGAGCGCGGCGACGACCCGACCCAGGTGATGCTGCCGTTCCGCGAGAACCTCGACGAGTTCCGGCGCAAGACCATCGGCGAGCGGCAGGAGGAGACGCTGCTGGCGGTGTACCTGACGGCCGGCATGCTCGACGACTTCTACCTCGCACTGGCGGGCAGCTACGGCGAGACGGGGGAGCGGGTGGCCGCGATCCTCCGCCAGGACGACCGCGGAGGCGAGATCGTCTCGATCATCCAGCAGACGATCGAGAGCGACGACGAGTGGCGCTCGCTGCTGTCGATGTGGGGGCGTCGCCTCGTCGGCGACACCCTTCTGGTCTGCCGTGACGCGCTGCGCCCGGATCGCCTGGTCGCAGACGACCAGCGGATCGAGCCGGTGTACACCGAGCTGATGGGCGCCCATGCGCGGCGGATGGATGCCATGGGGCTCGCGTCGTAG
- a CDS encoding cystathionine gamma-synthase: protein MTHFARAFASLAVHAGQEFDPTTGAVIPPVHFSTTYAQDGIGGLRQGYEYGRSGNPTRTALQTQLAAIEGGAHAFSFASGLAAEDTLLRALLSPGDEVLLGSDVYGGTHRLLARVLGPWGVRLRVVDMSDADAVRTAVAEHAPRVLWVETPSNPLLRITDIAGLAAIGRESGAIVVVDNTFATPALQRPLQLGADVVVHSTTKYLGGHSDVVGGAVVLNDDGLAERIGFLQYAVGAVSGPMDAWLTTRGIKTLDVRMQRHSENATAIAEYLSGHERVAQVHYPGLATHPGHGIAARQMSAFGGIVSLTLESGEAARRFAEATRLFQLAESLGGVESLVNYPDAMTHASVRGTDAAVPEEVVRLSVGIEDSADLLADLEQALGA, encoded by the coding sequence CCGTGCACTTCTCGACCACCTACGCGCAGGACGGCATCGGCGGCCTTCGTCAGGGCTACGAGTACGGGCGAAGCGGCAACCCCACCCGCACCGCCCTGCAGACGCAGCTGGCCGCGATCGAGGGCGGTGCGCACGCCTTCTCGTTCGCATCGGGCCTCGCCGCCGAAGACACCCTGCTGCGCGCGCTGCTCTCGCCGGGAGATGAGGTGCTGCTCGGCAGCGACGTGTACGGAGGCACGCATCGTCTTCTCGCGCGCGTGCTCGGCCCGTGGGGCGTGCGGCTGCGCGTCGTCGACATGAGCGATGCGGATGCCGTACGCACCGCCGTCGCGGAGCACGCGCCCCGGGTGCTGTGGGTCGAGACCCCGTCGAACCCGCTGCTGCGCATCACCGACATCGCAGGTCTCGCGGCGATCGGGCGCGAATCGGGCGCGATCGTCGTGGTCGACAACACGTTCGCGACCCCGGCGCTGCAGCGCCCCCTGCAGCTGGGCGCTGACGTGGTCGTGCACTCGACCACGAAGTACCTCGGTGGCCACTCCGATGTGGTGGGAGGCGCCGTTGTGCTGAATGACGACGGCCTCGCCGAGCGGATCGGATTCCTGCAGTACGCGGTCGGTGCGGTCTCGGGCCCCATGGACGCGTGGCTGACTACCAGAGGCATCAAGACGCTGGACGTGCGCATGCAGCGACACAGCGAGAACGCGACCGCGATCGCGGAATACCTGTCGGGGCACGAACGCGTCGCGCAGGTGCACTATCCGGGTCTCGCCACTCACCCGGGGCACGGGATCGCCGCGCGTCAGATGTCGGCGTTCGGCGGCATCGTCTCCCTCACTCTGGAGTCGGGGGAGGCGGCGAGGCGCTTCGCCGAGGCGACTCGGCTGTTCCAGCTCGCGGAGTCGCTGGGCGGGGTGGAATCCCTGGTCAACTATCCGGATGCCATGACGCACGCCTCCGTGCGCGGCACCGATGCCGCCGTCCCCGAGGAGGTCGTCCGCCTGTCGGTCGGCATCGAGGACTCGGCGGACCTGCTCGCCGACCTCGAGCAGGCACTGGGCGCCTGA